In Zingiber officinale cultivar Zhangliang chromosome 1A, Zo_v1.1, whole genome shotgun sequence, a genomic segment contains:
- the LOC122027866 gene encoding putative disease resistance protein RGA1: MSTALAIGGWFAQGFIQTLLDKASDSAVQRLAGLRGLDGDLRRLRASLFKIHALLDMAERRRCYSSNLVELMKQLKDASFDAENLLDEFEYQTLKHKIEGQASDFFTLAFNAAKNLFSADGDDFGSRLRAIQEKLCEIAADMIDIMQLLSMDDEGRQSTGKLVRRETSSFLTEEIVFGRDNEREKVIALLLGSAEGSESSNHVFSVLPLVSIGGVGKTTLAQLVYNDDRVGNYFQLKIWICVSDDFDVKRLTKELIESTTKEEQSGLTNLDTLQSRLKEKIELKRFLLVLDDVWSENKDEWDKLCAPLSFGAHGSKIIVTTRHTKVASIVGTVSTIFLHGLEDDALWELFKKHAFASQIVVEEHPELVIIGRDIAGKLKGSPLAAKTLGSLLRSDLNEQHWRTIMESEVWQLPQQENEILPVLQLSYHYLSGHLKQCFAFCSVFRKDYIFCEHTLVSIWMAEGFIAPQENMRMEDVGSSCFHELVSRSFFQETQRRGRFVMHDLIHDLAQFVSVGECHRVDGDKSEEIPKTICHLSATLTAQRKLMEFSGYHKLRTLMINYQNNQNQFVLRIETPLVPDDLFRRLKDIRVLSLQKCGMKELTETIGEIIHLRYLDISYNSGIVKLPESLCVLYNLQVLRLCGCQLQGFPQGMSNLINLRQLHAADEIVSKVKEVGKLISLQELPIFKVLKYDDGHKLAQLCDLKQLHGELTISNLENVNSEEEASLAKLKNKKYLDALKLEWKSGQESNLEKEHVSEEVLEGLQPHHSLRSLTIRKFNGGVLPSWLQASPVLKLETLKLENCKRCRDLSCTGELPLLKVLHIKGMPQVKQISPSLCCHTKSKFFQQLHELVLEDMLALEELPDLGQLPYLKSLQMKGMNALRCIGNGFHGANGSNWFLRLEKLRLQNMQAMEELPFLGHLPCLKVIDVRQMPALKHIYHAHYDSIERNWFSTLEVMVLENMLSLEELPCLGRLPHVKYLRLDVKKIAHGFFRVPSENNWLPKLEKLELKGIPGYQELPSLEQLPHLTVLHLDGMTSVKAIRQGCTFTAEQIKCFSRLEELVFRDMPAWEEWSWAEGGEHFSCLRRLKIAQCPKLKQLPSLPACLLELELIHVGLTELPGLWKGTNGNSSSKISSVTRLHISECPSLRNLEEGLLSNHLPHINSILILDCVELMFLPVKKFAELTSLEMFSVRHCPKLMMTQSQDIDLQLPTSIKILGLCNCASFGKSLPGCLYSLSLLTRLSISNCPHMETLPGEAMLHLKQLWDVSIKSCVELRSIGGITFLSTLTRFELADCPKLLLNGMVEEGKCSSLLELRVDNTALLKVSPILHSLPSIHFLYIFSSYQAVMFDGEDQGLLQSLTAIKCLEFGLCKNLKSLPTELHSLPSLKSLALFECPEIQSLPEKRLPPFLTDLRFQGCHSLLTKKLEEHLQEIKNSGRFDSVFA, encoded by the coding sequence ATGTCGACAGCGTTAGCGATCGGCGGATGGTTCGCCCAAGGCTTCATTCAGACCCTCCTCGACAAGGCTAGCGATAGCGCCGTCCAACGCCTTGCCGGGCTCCGCGGGCTCGACGGCGACCTGAGGCGACTCCGGGCGTCTCTTTTCAAGATACACGCCCTTCTGGACATGGCCGAGAGGAGGCGGTGCTACAGTAGCAACCTGGTCGAGTTGATGAAGCAGCTCAAAGACGCCTCTTTTGACGCAGAGAACTTGCTCGACGAGTTTGAGTACCAAACTCTGAAGCACAAGATCGAAGGCCAGGCGAGTGATTTCTTTACTCTCGCCTTTAATGCTGCAAAAAATTTGTTCTCCGCCGACGGCGATGATTTTGGAAGCAGGTTGAGGGCGATTCAGGAAAAACTCTGTGAGATTGCTGCCGATATGATAGATATCATGCAACTGCTTTCGATGGATGATGAAGGCAGACAATCCACTGGGAAGTTGGTAAGGAGAGAAACAAGCTCCTTCTTGACCGAAGAGATAGTATTTGGCCGAGACAATGAAAGAGAGAAGGTCATTGCATTGTTGTTGGGCTCAGCCGAAGGTTCTGAATCTAGTAACCATGTCTTCTCCGTGTTGCCTCTGGTCAGCATCGGCGGCGTTGGGAAAACTACACTTGCACAGCTTGTCTACAACGACGATAGGGTTGGAAACTATTTTCAGCTCAAGATTTGGATTTGTGTATCTGATGATTTCGATGTGAAGAGACTGACCAAAGAGCTGATAGAGTCCACTACGAAGGAGGAACAATCTGGTCTGACAAACTTGGACACTCTTCAGTCAAGGCTTAAGGAGAAGATTGAGTTGAAGAGgttcttgcttgtccttgatgaTGTGTGGAGCGAGAACAAGGATGAGTGGGACAAATTGTGTGCTCCTCTAAGCTTTGGAGCACACGGCAGCAAGATCATAGTGACTACTCGACATACGAAGGTCGCTAGCATAGTTGGCACGGTGAGCACAATCTTTCTTCATGGCTTAGAAGATGATGCTCTCTGGGAATTGTTCAAAAAACATGCATTTGCTTCTCAAATTGTTGTTGAGGAGCATCCAGAGCTTGTGATCATTGGTAGGGATATTGCTGGCAAGCTGAAGGGCTCACCACTAGCAGCAAAAACACTTGGGAGTTTGTTGCGATCAGATTTGAATGAACAACACTGGAGGACTATAATGGAGAGTGAAGTGTGGCAACTGCCCCAGCAGGAAAATGAAATTTTGCCAGTTCTACAATTGAGCTATCATTATCTTTCTGGACATCTTAAGCAGTGCTTTGCTTTTTGTTCAGTATTTCGAAAAGATTACATATTTTGTGAACACACGTTGGTTAGTATCTGGATGGCAGAAGGATTCATTGCACCACAAGAAAATATGAGGATGGAAGATGTAGGAAGCAGTTGCTTCCATGAGCTTGTTAGCAGGTCTTTCTTTCAAGAAACTCAACGGCGAGGGCGATTTGTGATGCACGATCTCATACATGATCTTGCCCAGTTCGTTTCTGTAGGTGAGTGTCATAGGGTAGATGGTGATAAGTCTGAGGAGATCCCTAAAACGATCTGCCATCTATCAGCAACATTAACTGCACAGAGGAAGTTGATGGAGTTCTCTGGTTATCACAAATTGCGGACTCTCATGATCAACTATCAGAACAATCAGAACCAGTTTGTGCTGAGAATTGAGACCCCTTTGGTGCCCGATGACTTGTTTAGAAGACTAAAAGATATCCGTGTCCTGAGTTTGCAGAAATGTGGCATGAAAGAATTGACTGAAACTATTGGTGAAATAATTCATCTCAGGTACCTCGATATATCCTACAATTCCGGCATTGTGAAGTTGCCGGAATCATTATGTGTCCTCTACAATTTGCAAGTGTTGAGACTATGTGGTTGTCAACTACAAGGTTTCCCACAAGGTATGAGCAATCTGATCAACTTAAGGCAACTTCATGCAGCAGATGAGATAGTTTCCAAAGTAAAAGAAGTGGGGAAGTTAATTTCACTTCAGGAGTTGCCCATATTCAAAGTGCTAAAGTACGATGATGGCCACAAGCTTGCACAACTTTGTGACTTGAAACAGCTCCATGGAGAACTTACAATTTCAAATCTTGAGAATGTCAACAGTGAAGAAGAAGCTAGTCTggctaaactgaagaacaaaaaATACCTGGATGCATTAAAGTTAGAATGGAAATCAGGCCAGGAGTCTAACTTGGAGAAAGAACATGTTTCTGAGGAAGTACTTGAAGGTCTCCAACCACATCACTCCCTAAGAAGTTTGACAATAAGGAAGTTTAATGGCGGCGTGTTACCTAGTTGGCTACAGGCGTCACCTGTTTTAAAATTGGAAACTCTTAAACTAGAAAATTGTAAAAGATGCAGGGATCTTTCATGTACTGGTGAACTTCCACTTCTGAAGGTGCTTCACATAAAGGGAATGCCTCAAGTGAAACAAATAAGTCCTAGTCTGTGTTGTCACACAAAGAGCAAGTTCTTCCAACAGCTACATGAGCTGGTGCTAGAGGATATGCTGGCATTGGAGGAACTACCTGATCTTGGACAACTCCCTTATCTCAAGAGTCTTCAGATGAAGGGCATGAATGCACTGAGATGCATAGGAAATGGTTTTCATGGTGCTAATGGAAGCAACTGGTTTCTGAGACTGGAAAAGCTACGGCTGCAAAACATGCAAGCAATGGAAGAACTCCCGTTTCTTGGACATCTTCCATGTCTCAAGGTTATTGACGTAAGGCAAATGCCTGCTTTGAAGCATATATATCATGCACATTATGATTCTATCGAGAGGAATTGGTTTTCCACACTAGAAGTTATGGTGCTGGAGAACATGCTGTCGTTGGAGGAGCTCCCATGTCTTGGACGACTTCCGCATGTTAAGTATCTTCGACTAGATGTAAAGAAGATAGCTCATGGATTCTTTAGAGTGCCTTCAGAAAATAATTGGTTACCTAAGCTAGAAAAGTTAGAGCTCAAGGGCATACCAGGATATCAGGAACTCCCTTCCCTTGAACAACTTCCGCACCTCACAGTTCTTCACCTTGATGGGATGACATCAGTGAAAGCTATTCGCCAAGGCTGCACTTTCACTGCTGAGCAGATCAAGTGTTTTTCAAGGTTGGAAGAGCTTGTCTTCAGAGACATGCCAGCATGGGAGGAGTGGTCTTGGGCTGAGGGTGGAGAACATTTTTCATGCTTGCGTAGGCTCAAAATTGCACAATGCCCCAAGCTGAAGCAGTTGCCTTCACTCCCTGCCTGCCTCTTAGAACTTGAACTGATACATGTTGGATTGACAGAGCTTCCAGGACTATGGAAAGGAACTAATGGAAATAGCAGCAGTAAAATTTCATCTGTTACAAGGTTGCATATATCAGAATGTCCAAGTTTGAGAAATCTAGAAGAAGGATTGCTATCCAATCACCTACCACACATCAATTCAATTCTGATACTGGATTGTGTTGAACTCATGTTTCTACCAGTTAAGAAGTTTGCAGAACTCACATCCCTCGAGATGTTTTCAGTAAGGCACTGCCCCAAGCTCATGATGACACAAAGTCAGGACATTGATCTCCAGCTTCCAACCTCTATCAAGATATTAGGATTGTGCAATTGCGCATCATTTGGAAAATCTCTACCTGGATGCTTGTACAGCCTCAGTTTGCTAACTCGATTGAGTATAAGTAACTGTCCACACATGGAAACTCTTCCAGGGGAAGCTATGCTTCATTTGAAACAACTCTGGGACGTGAGTATCAAAAGTTGTGTTGAATTGAGGTCAATAGGCGGAATAACATTTCTCAGCACTCTCACGAGGTTCGAACTTGCAGATTGTCCCAAGCTTCTGCTGAATGGAATGGTTGAAGAAGGAAAATGCTCGTCTCTGCTTGAACTAAGGGTCGACAACACAGCTCTACTCAAAGTATCACCAATATTACATTCATTACCATCCATCCATTTTCTTTATATCTTTTCCTCTTATCAAGCTGTAATgtttgatggagaagaccaaggTCTGTTGCAAAGTCTCACAGCTATCAAGTGTTTAGAATTTGGCCTTTGCAAGAATCTCAAATCCCTGCCGACCGAGTTGCATTCTCTTCCATCACTTAAGAGTTTGGCCCTATTCGAATGCCCTGAGATACAATCCTTACCAGAGAAGAGACTGCCTCCATTCCTAACTGATTTGCGATTCCAAGGATGCCATTCACTGTTGACAAAGAAATTGGAAGAACACTTGCAGGAGATCAAGAACTCAGGTAGATTTGATTCAGTTTTTGCATAG